Proteins from a single region of Amycolatopsis sp. CA-230715:
- a CDS encoding FAD-dependent oxidoreductase, with product MTAHHPIAIIGAGLGGLTLARVLHARGIDAAVYELEASPAARTQGGMLDIHEENGQLALRAAGLHDEFRELVHPGGEAMRILDSRAVVRMDEPDDGDGGRPEVDRGRLRDLLLGSLPDGTVHWGRKVTGARPLGHGRHEVVLADGTSFSTDLLVGADGAWSKIRPLLSAATPVYSGFSFVEADLRDADARHPVSAAVVGGGMLFAIGPGKGFLAHREPDGSLHVYTALEAPEDWVSTIDFTDAEAAKTAVLSHFDGWDPSLRALLADADAPLIPRPIFALPVGHRWDRVPGVTLLGDAAHLMSPFAGEGANLAMLDGAELGEAIAAHPDDVESALVAYEGALFPRSEESAAESAANLVLAFAADSPQGLLDQFAAH from the coding sequence ATGACCGCACACCACCCCATCGCGATCATCGGGGCCGGGCTCGGCGGCCTCACCCTCGCCCGCGTGCTGCACGCGCGAGGCATCGACGCCGCCGTCTACGAACTCGAAGCTTCACCGGCCGCACGCACGCAGGGCGGCATGCTCGACATCCACGAGGAGAACGGCCAGCTCGCCCTGCGCGCCGCGGGCCTGCACGACGAGTTCCGCGAGCTGGTCCACCCCGGCGGGGAGGCCATGCGGATCCTGGACTCGCGCGCGGTCGTCCGCATGGACGAGCCCGACGACGGTGACGGCGGCCGCCCCGAGGTCGATCGAGGGCGGCTGCGCGATCTCCTGCTCGGCTCGCTCCCCGACGGCACCGTCCACTGGGGACGGAAGGTCACCGGTGCGCGCCCGCTCGGCCACGGCAGGCACGAGGTGGTGCTCGCCGACGGCACCTCGTTCAGCACCGATCTGCTCGTCGGTGCGGACGGGGCGTGGTCGAAGATCCGCCCGCTGCTGTCCGCCGCCACGCCCGTCTACAGTGGATTTTCCTTTGTCGAGGCGGATTTGCGGGACGCCGACGCGCGCCATCCGGTCAGCGCGGCCGTCGTCGGCGGGGGCATGCTGTTCGCGATCGGCCCCGGCAAAGGCTTCCTCGCGCACCGCGAGCCCGACGGCAGCCTGCACGTCTACACCGCGCTCGAAGCGCCCGAGGACTGGGTGTCCACTATCGACTTCACGGACGCCGAGGCCGCGAAAACGGCCGTGCTGAGCCATTTCGACGGATGGGACCCGAGCCTGCGCGCACTGCTCGCGGACGCCGACGCGCCGCTCATCCCGCGCCCGATCTTCGCGCTGCCCGTCGGGCACCGCTGGGACAGGGTGCCGGGGGTGACGCTGCTCGGCGACGCCGCCCACCTGATGTCCCCGTTCGCGGGCGAGGGCGCCAACCTCGCCATGCTCGACGGCGCCGAACTCGGGGAAGCCATCGCCGCACACCCCGACGACGTCGAATCCGCGCTCGTCGCCTACGAGGGCGCACTTTTCCCGCGCAGCGAGGAATCGGCTGCGGAGTCCGCCGCGAACCTCGTCCTCGCCTTCGCGGCGGATTCGCCGCAGGGCCTGCTCGACCAGTTCGCCGCACACTGA
- a CDS encoding alpha/beta fold hydrolase, translating into MQIPGFDYQRVTVADGVALNVAVGGSGSPIVLLHGFPQTHLMWRHVAADLAADHTVLCPDLRGYGDSGKPADPTGLAYAKRTMAADVVALANALGHDRFALAGHDRGALVAIRAGLDHPDAITHLASLDVLPTLDMWEVLHGASAAVAFHLYLMAQPPGLPEEMIAAAPDAFFGYFLDAWAGSADAIPAEVRAAYLRASREAVPSIVADYRASATVDIEHDTADRQAGTRLRMPVTVLQQDWGAALGFEAAEIWRAWAPEVDHRTTSAGHFMAEEAPAEVLKAIRELLGR; encoded by the coding sequence ATGCAGATTCCCGGGTTCGACTACCAGCGTGTGACCGTCGCCGACGGCGTCGCGCTCAACGTCGCCGTCGGCGGCTCCGGCAGCCCGATCGTGCTGCTGCACGGCTTCCCCCAGACCCACCTGATGTGGCGGCACGTGGCCGCCGACCTCGCCGCGGACCACACCGTGCTCTGCCCCGACCTCCGCGGTTACGGGGACAGCGGCAAACCGGCCGACCCGACCGGGCTGGCCTATGCCAAGCGCACCATGGCCGCCGACGTGGTCGCGCTCGCCAACGCGCTCGGGCACGACCGGTTCGCGCTCGCCGGGCACGATCGCGGCGCGCTGGTCGCCATCCGCGCCGGGCTGGACCACCCGGACGCGATCACCCACCTCGCCTCGCTGGACGTGCTGCCGACCCTGGACATGTGGGAGGTGCTGCACGGCGCGAGCGCCGCGGTCGCCTTCCACCTGTACCTGATGGCGCAGCCGCCCGGCCTGCCGGAGGAAATGATCGCCGCCGCCCCGGACGCGTTCTTCGGGTACTTCCTCGACGCGTGGGCCGGGTCCGCGGACGCGATCCCCGCCGAGGTCCGCGCCGCCTACCTGCGCGCGTCCCGCGAAGCGGTGCCGTCGATCGTCGCCGACTACCGCGCGAGCGCGACCGTCGACATCGAGCACGACACCGCGGACCGGCAGGCGGGCACCCGGCTCCGCATGCCCGTCACGGTCCTGCAGCAGGACTGGGGCGCCGCGCTCGGTTTCGAGGCGGCCGAGATCTGGCGGGCGTGGGCACCCGAAGTGGACCACCGCACGACGAGCGCGGGGCACTTCATGGCCGAGGAAGCACCCGCCGAAGTGCTCAAGGCGATCAGGGAACTGCTCGGCCGCTGA
- a CDS encoding alpha/beta fold hydrolase has translation MTPPLTRRVLEPRPGLSVTAREAGDGPAALVLHGGAGPDSVTPIVDHLAAGHRVLAPTHPGWDGTPRPDWFSGIGELAATYLDVLEESGMDEVTVIGSSFGGWVAAELAVRDRGTRIARLVLIGAPGPEIPGLSITMPGQGGPPPGRGPSPEAMATLRAYTGPVMADPELGPRLADVRVPALLLWGEDDVVVPPDFGRAYTELFADARFELIPGGGHLPYRDVPDATFAALDRFLVSGRAVP, from the coding sequence ATGACACCACCCTTGACCCGCCGCGTGCTCGAACCGCGGCCAGGCCTGTCCGTGACCGCGCGAGAGGCGGGTGACGGTCCCGCCGCGCTCGTCCTGCACGGCGGCGCGGGACCGGACAGCGTGACCCCGATCGTCGACCACCTCGCCGCGGGGCACCGCGTGCTCGCGCCGACGCATCCCGGTTGGGACGGAACCCCGCGCCCCGACTGGTTTTCCGGTATCGGCGAACTCGCCGCGACCTATCTCGACGTGCTCGAAGAGTCCGGAATGGACGAAGTCACCGTGATCGGCTCCTCGTTCGGCGGCTGGGTCGCCGCCGAGCTGGCCGTGCGCGATCGAGGCACCCGTATCGCACGGCTCGTCCTGATCGGCGCCCCCGGCCCCGAGATCCCCGGGCTTTCGATCACGATGCCGGGGCAGGGCGGTCCGCCGCCGGGACGGGGCCCGTCGCCGGAGGCCATGGCCACCCTGCGTGCCTACACCGGGCCGGTCATGGCGGATCCTGAGCTGGGGCCTCGGCTCGCGGACGTGCGCGTCCCCGCCCTCCTGCTGTGGGGCGAGGACGACGTGGTGGTCCCGCCGGACTTCGGCCGCGCCTATACCGAACTGTTCGCCGACGCGCGGTTCGAGCTGATCCCCGGCGGCGGGCACCTCCCGTACCGCGACGTGCCGGACGCGACTTTCGCCGCGCTGGACCGGTTTCTCGTCAGCGGCCGAGCAGTTCCCTGA
- a CDS encoding MerR family transcriptional regulator, with the protein MRIGELAEKTGVSVRSLRYYEEQGLLLPARSPSGQRHYREGAVDRVHWIRQLYAAGLSSKTIARFLPCAASGAATPEGLAHLAAERERIDAQVRDLVQTRDRLDTVIAMAARTVATGEHCASTVKM; encoded by the coding sequence ATGCGGATCGGTGAACTCGCCGAGAAGACCGGCGTGAGCGTGCGTTCGCTGCGGTACTACGAGGAACAGGGACTGCTGCTCCCCGCACGCAGTCCGAGCGGCCAGCGGCACTACCGCGAAGGCGCGGTCGACCGGGTCCACTGGATCCGGCAGCTCTACGCCGCGGGCCTGTCGAGCAAGACGATCGCGCGGTTCCTGCCGTGCGCGGCCAGCGGTGCGGCCACCCCCGAAGGGCTCGCCCACCTGGCCGCCGAACGCGAGCGCATCGACGCGCAGGTGCGCGATCTGGTCCAGACCAGGGATCGCCTCGACACCGTCATCGCGATGGCCGCGCGAACGGTCGCCACGGGCGAGCACTGCGCATCGACTGTGAAGATGTAG
- a CDS encoding SRPBCC family protein, which yields MAEASATETIACTPGELLEFVLDPERYAEVDRKIGPIDWVRREATTTTFRFRGRVPGLPGPMPKIESRMTLTPGERVDVVLPRVRANRLANLMSEFSASWVCVPADGGTTVTRTVRFAFKGPAKWLLEPALDRVLPADLVDELHQAKAYLESGGPVGGAA from the coding sequence ATGGCCGAAGCGAGTGCGACGGAAACGATCGCCTGCACGCCGGGCGAACTGCTCGAGTTCGTGCTCGATCCCGAGCGGTACGCGGAGGTCGACCGCAAGATCGGCCCGATCGACTGGGTGCGGCGCGAGGCGACCACCACGACGTTCCGGTTCCGCGGCCGGGTCCCCGGACTTCCCGGGCCGATGCCGAAGATCGAGTCGCGCATGACCCTCACCCCCGGCGAGCGGGTGGACGTCGTGCTGCCGCGCGTGCGCGCCAACCGGCTGGCCAACCTGATGTCGGAGTTTTCCGCGAGCTGGGTGTGCGTCCCGGCCGACGGCGGCACCACGGTGACCAGAACCGTGCGGTTCGCCTTCAAGGGCCCCGCCAAGTGGCTGCTCGAACCCGCGCTCGACCGGGTGCTGCCCGCCGACCTCGTCGACGAACTGCACCAGGCCAAGGCATACCTGGAATCCGGCGGTCCTGTCGGTGGTGCCGCTTAG
- a CDS encoding TetR/AcrR family transcriptional regulator — MTSETPRSRRERPAKPALTRAGIVSASIGVLRDEGLAKVTMRRIAQELDTGPASLYVYVRNTAELHAAILDELLGTIETAPAGGSWRARIEQVLGSYTRMLLEYPSLARSAVSARPSGVNYLNLCERLLALLDAGGVPPAQAAWGVDVLLQLATATAAEHATQHENSDSAEEWDALTRALRGASADTHPRIAALGPQLVSGTPEQRLSWGFRSVLTGITHTPVPEGEPE; from the coding sequence ATGACATCCGAAACCCCGCGCAGTCGTCGCGAACGTCCCGCGAAACCGGCCCTGACCAGGGCGGGCATCGTGTCCGCCTCGATCGGGGTCCTGCGGGACGAGGGACTGGCGAAGGTCACCATGCGCCGCATCGCGCAGGAGCTGGACACCGGACCCGCGTCGCTCTACGTCTACGTCCGCAACACCGCCGAGCTGCACGCCGCGATCCTGGACGAGCTGCTGGGCACGATCGAAACGGCGCCTGCCGGGGGAAGCTGGCGTGCGCGCATCGAGCAGGTGCTCGGCTCGTACACCCGGATGCTCCTCGAATACCCGAGCCTCGCGCGGTCCGCGGTTTCGGCCCGCCCCAGCGGGGTGAACTACCTGAACCTGTGCGAACGGCTGCTCGCGCTGCTGGACGCGGGCGGTGTCCCGCCCGCGCAGGCGGCGTGGGGCGTGGACGTGCTCCTGCAGCTCGCCACCGCGACCGCGGCGGAACACGCCACCCAACACGAAAACAGCGACAGCGCCGAGGAATGGGACGCGCTCACCCGTGCCCTGCGCGGCGCGTCCGCGGACACCCACCCGCGCATCGCCGCGCTCGGGCCCCAGCTCGTCTCCGGCACTCCGGAGCAGCGGCTCTCGTGGGGCTTCCGAAGCGTGCTCACCGGCATCACGCATACCCCTGTGCCAGAAGGAGAACCGGAATGA
- a CDS encoding alpha/beta hydrolase family protein has protein sequence MRIRSKVAAAVAALAVLGSGVASADAKPAADNPYQRGPDPTMGSIEADRGPFAVTQAPVPAGDGFGGGTVTYPNDTSQGTFGAVAIAPGFLEPEPLLGWLGPRLASQGFVVLTIATNSLVDFPTARADQLLAGLKFLAEKSPAKDRIDKSRLAVMGISMGGGGTLEAAERDPALKAAIPIVPWDIGRSFSGVRTPTLVVAGQGDIIAPTPMHAKAFYDSLSPGLNKAYVEIAGGGHFGPPLPNVPTAKYSISWLKRFVDDDTRYEQFLCPIPKDPQASAFEGNCPHT, from the coding sequence ATGCGAATACGGAGCAAGGTGGCGGCCGCGGTGGCCGCGCTCGCGGTGCTCGGTTCGGGTGTCGCGTCCGCCGACGCCAAGCCCGCTGCCGACAATCCCTATCAGCGTGGTCCCGATCCCACGATGGGGAGCATCGAGGCGGACCGGGGGCCGTTCGCGGTGACCCAGGCGCCGGTGCCCGCTGGCGACGGGTTCGGCGGGGGAACGGTGACCTACCCGAACGACACCAGCCAGGGCACCTTCGGCGCGGTCGCCATCGCGCCCGGCTTCCTGGAGCCGGAACCGCTGCTCGGCTGGCTGGGCCCCCGGCTGGCCTCGCAGGGCTTCGTCGTGCTGACCATCGCCACCAACTCGCTCGTCGACTTCCCCACCGCCCGCGCGGACCAGTTGCTGGCCGGGCTCAAGTTCCTGGCGGAGAAGAGCCCGGCCAAGGACCGCATCGACAAGTCTCGGCTGGCGGTGATGGGCATTTCGATGGGTGGCGGTGGCACGCTGGAAGCCGCCGAGCGCGATCCGGCCCTCAAGGCGGCCATCCCGATCGTTCCGTGGGACATCGGCCGGAGCTTCTCCGGTGTTCGCACGCCGACACTCGTCGTCGCCGGTCAGGGCGACATCATCGCGCCGACCCCGATGCACGCTAAGGCGTTCTACGACAGCCTGTCCCCGGGGCTGAACAAAGCCTACGTCGAGATCGCGGGCGGAGGCCATTTCGGACCGCCGCTGCCGAACGTGCCGACGGCCAAGTACAGCATTTCGTGGCTGAAGCGGTTCGTGGACGACGACACCCGGTACGAACAGTTCCTCTGCCCCATCCCGAAGGATCCCCAGGCGTCCGCCTTCGAAGGGAACTGCCCGCACACCTGA
- a CDS encoding helix-turn-helix domain-containing protein produces the protein MPRNTPEGAAWTARDRVLSGALSEAYARRKKESKLNLRDLGERVGVSHATLSRWFNGQNVPGYEDVVSLVTALGIVGEEKERIVDLVRNPGPNLFSTGAAGVGQQLSGVMQLERTSSAITNWSPAVVPGLLQTRDYATAIMQHGDLPTSEIEHRVTLRMARRDAIMRADPLRLDAFVGEPALQGRVGGAEVMSEQLRHLLNMVDRFDNVTVRMMTLFGDWHPGLMGPFVVYDSHEMPPIVHLEHHASSGFLYDRKDVAAYQEAVRVLRDAAMSPDETRVMIEDQIRQWEATG, from the coding sequence ATGCCACGTAACACGCCGGAAGGCGCCGCCTGGACAGCGCGCGATCGCGTCCTGTCCGGTGCTTTGTCCGAGGCGTACGCGCGACGGAAGAAGGAGTCGAAGCTCAACCTTCGCGACCTCGGTGAGCGAGTCGGCGTGAGCCACGCGACGCTGTCCCGCTGGTTCAACGGCCAGAACGTGCCGGGCTACGAAGACGTGGTATCCCTCGTCACCGCGCTCGGCATCGTCGGCGAGGAGAAGGAACGCATCGTCGACCTGGTCCGCAATCCCGGACCGAACCTCTTCTCCACCGGCGCGGCCGGTGTCGGCCAGCAGCTCTCGGGCGTCATGCAGTTGGAACGCACCTCGTCGGCGATAACGAACTGGTCGCCAGCGGTGGTGCCCGGTCTGCTGCAAACCCGCGACTACGCAACCGCGATCATGCAACACGGCGACCTGCCGACCAGCGAGATCGAACACCGGGTCACGCTTCGCATGGCCAGGCGTGACGCGATCATGCGCGCCGATCCGCTGCGGCTCGACGCGTTTGTCGGAGAACCCGCGCTGCAAGGCCGGGTCGGTGGCGCCGAGGTAATGAGCGAGCAGTTGCGGCACCTGCTCAACATGGTCGATCGGTTCGACAACGTCACGGTGCGGATGATGACGCTCTTCGGCGACTGGCATCCGGGCTTGATGGGGCCTTTCGTGGTGTACGACTCGCACGAGATGCCGCCGATCGTCCACCTCGAACACCACGCAAGTAGCGGGTTCCTGTATGACCGCAAAGACGTTGCGGCGTACCAAGAAGCGGTACGAGTGCTTCGTGACGCCGCAATGAGCCCGGACGAAACCCGGGTGATGATCGAGGATCAGATCAGGCAATGGGAGGCGACAGGATGA
- a CDS encoding DUF397 domain-containing protein, translating to MTGARDITWRKSSHSHQETDCVEVRLAPTVGVRDTKDRAGGQLDVAPAAWVAFTREAAR from the coding sequence ATGACCGGCGCACGCGACATCACATGGCGAAAGTCCAGCCACAGCCACCAGGAAACGGATTGTGTCGAGGTGCGGCTCGCGCCGACTGTCGGCGTGCGGGACACGAAGGACCGCGCGGGCGGGCAGCTCGATGTGGCCCCGGCGGCGTGGGTGGCGTTCACCCGCGAAGCCGCGCGCTGA
- a CDS encoding SDR family NAD(P)-dependent oxidoreductase, whose protein sequence is MGSNEHWDVRRLPRADGRTFLVTGGNAGIGYFVAEQLAGTGATVVIGSRDAAKAETALTSIRSRVRSADVRSARLDLADLASLKASVDAMGLDRLDAVVHNAGVLLDDPPRRETAEGNELMFGTNHLGHFALTAWLRPLLTPGSRVVVTGSFAGKQERLDLDDLQSTRDYRPKRTYGRSKLAQMVFGFEFDRRLRAAGSETACVVTHPGGALDSLTPARPPLHERTAGERLRGLPLGLVVQGKEAAAWPAVRAVLDPAVSGGQMWGPRAFGLRGLPAREPVREHLSDPDGAARLWAASVELTGVDPSM, encoded by the coding sequence ATGGGGTCGAACGAGCACTGGGACGTCCGGCGGCTGCCGAGGGCGGACGGCAGGACGTTCCTGGTCACCGGCGGCAACGCCGGGATCGGCTACTTCGTCGCCGAACAGCTCGCCGGCACCGGGGCCACCGTCGTGATCGGCAGCAGGGACGCGGCGAAGGCCGAAACCGCGCTGACCTCGATCCGGTCCCGGGTCCGGAGTGCCGACGTCCGGTCCGCGCGGCTCGATCTCGCCGACCTTGCCTCGCTGAAAGCCTCGGTCGACGCGATGGGCCTCGATCGGCTCGACGCGGTCGTGCACAACGCCGGGGTGCTGCTCGACGATCCGCCCCGGCGCGAAACCGCCGAAGGCAACGAGCTGATGTTCGGCACCAACCACCTCGGGCACTTCGCGCTGACCGCGTGGCTGCGGCCCCTGCTGACGCCGGGCAGCCGCGTCGTCGTGACGGGCAGCTTCGCGGGAAAGCAGGAGCGGCTGGATCTCGACGACCTCCAGTCCACACGCGACTACCGGCCCAAGCGGACCTACGGGCGGTCGAAGCTGGCGCAGATGGTGTTCGGCTTCGAATTCGATCGGCGCCTGCGCGCGGCGGGCAGCGAGACCGCGTGCGTGGTGACCCATCCCGGCGGCGCGCTGGATTCGCTGACCCCGGCGCGGCCGCCGCTGCACGAGCGGACCGCGGGCGAGCGCTTGCGCGGGCTGCCGCTGGGGCTCGTGGTGCAGGGGAAGGAAGCCGCCGCCTGGCCCGCCGTGCGCGCGGTGCTCGACCCGGCCGTGTCCGGCGGGCAGATGTGGGGGCCGCGGGCTTTCGGGCTGCGCGGCCTGCCGGCGCGCGAACCCGTCCGCGAGCACCTTTCCGATCCCGATGGCGCGGCGCGCCTGTGGGCCGCCAGCGTCGAGCTGACTGGTGTCGATCCCTCGATGTGA
- a CDS encoding DUF397 domain-containing protein has protein sequence MTGARYDTWRKSSHSGQETDCVEVRLAPTVGVRDTKDRAGGHLDVAPAAWVAFTCEAAR, from the coding sequence ATGACCGGCGCACGCTATGACACGTGGCGAAAGTCCAGCCACAGCGGCCAGGAAACGGATTGCGTCGAGGTGCGGCTTGCGCCGACCGTCGGTGTGCGGGACACCAAGGACCGCGCGGGCGGGCACCTCGATGTGGCCCCGGCGGCGTGGGTGGCCTTCACGTGCGAAGCCGCGCGCTGA
- a CDS encoding BTAD domain-containing putative transcriptional regulator has product MDEGLVRFGVLGPLVAGDARGAADLKGPRHRAVLARLLVARGKVVPVDRLVDDLWDDPPDGAIGAIQTFVSALRRALEPDRPPRTPARLLVTAAPGYAVRAEPDAVDAWRFEALVAAAGKSLDGRRPGAALSEVDEALALWRGPAYAEFADEAWARAEIDRLDELHLLAGERRAEALLALGRAVEAVPDLEAATAAHPWREDGWRLLAVALYRSGRQGGALGALRRARRVLADELGVDPGPALRRVEADILAHEPALSAPAVDAPGPRLVGREGETARLDEAAATVVERGKPGLVLVSGDAGAGKTALTEAFAARLAAAGWITAWGTNPEGEGLPAAWPWTRILGALGAGDALPDGAEDRFHWHRAVGARLASAAHGSPVLLALDDLHWAGEETLALLAFLVAEPVGPVLVVATYRTTDVGAPLADFLGRAARVEPVRVYLGGLPVAAVSELVHATSGLDPDEATVEAIRRRSGGNPFFVRELARLLATDSLASVPPGVREVVRYRVAKLPEPVKAVLRLASVIGADLDLDLLAEFNGGDALDEVETATERGFLTERGPRRFRFAHALVRETLYHDLSRSRRARWHDRIGEAIERVRPDDVDSLAHHFLAAENPKAVRYARVAAERAERRFAPHEAARLWQAALTAHDNFGDHDVRSRLDLIMGRVRALAVTGALAEARRHRGDAIATADGLGDPELTARVIGAFDVPAIWTEHDDHDLAARIAEVTERTLAALPPGPTAERGRLLATLALELRNTGGDRAREAAAEAERIARELGEPTLLAFALNAAFMQSFDRAGLAPRRVRIGEELVDLATRHSLVGFEVLGHLVLVQAHSALAEFAAADRHAEAVAALGADHELPLVGVFVDFYAALRAAVGGRAAEAESAYRRAGARLSGSGMSGMDNGILPFALLCLRLQQGLAPDTDGVDFGAYQPWCRPGNPAEIPVSPDDLLREARDCLHATVAIGLDDGSAMAGLYARLLPAADEVAGAGSGILTLRPVAHYLGDLASALGRREDAADHYRHALVVAERAGAAHWAEAARAALRPGT; this is encoded by the coding sequence GTGGACGAAGGCCTGGTGCGGTTCGGAGTGCTCGGTCCGCTGGTGGCCGGGGACGCGCGCGGCGCCGCGGACCTGAAGGGGCCGCGGCACCGCGCGGTGCTCGCGCGGCTGCTGGTGGCCAGGGGCAAGGTGGTCCCGGTGGACCGCCTCGTGGACGACCTGTGGGACGACCCGCCCGACGGTGCGATCGGCGCGATCCAGACCTTCGTGTCCGCGCTGCGGCGCGCGCTCGAACCCGACCGCCCGCCGCGAACGCCCGCCCGGCTGCTGGTGACCGCGGCGCCCGGATACGCGGTGCGCGCCGAGCCCGACGCCGTGGACGCGTGGCGTTTCGAGGCGCTCGTGGCCGCCGCCGGGAAGTCGCTCGACGGGCGCAGGCCGGGTGCCGCGCTGTCCGAAGTGGACGAAGCGCTGGCACTGTGGCGCGGACCCGCTTACGCCGAGTTCGCCGACGAGGCGTGGGCGCGCGCGGAGATCGACCGCCTCGACGAACTCCATCTGCTGGCGGGGGAGCGGCGCGCGGAGGCGTTGCTGGCACTGGGACGCGCCGTCGAAGCGGTGCCCGATCTGGAGGCGGCCACGGCCGCGCACCCGTGGCGCGAAGACGGCTGGCGGCTGCTCGCGGTGGCCTTGTACCGATCGGGACGGCAGGGCGGCGCGCTCGGCGCGCTGCGCAGGGCCCGGCGCGTGCTGGCCGACGAACTCGGCGTCGATCCGGGGCCCGCTCTGCGGCGTGTGGAGGCGGACATCCTGGCCCACGAACCCGCGCTGAGCGCTCCGGCCGTCGACGCGCCTGGCCCGCGGCTCGTCGGCAGGGAGGGGGAGACGGCGCGGCTCGACGAGGCGGCCGCGACGGTGGTCGAACGGGGAAAACCGGGGCTGGTCCTGGTTTCCGGTGACGCGGGGGCGGGCAAGACCGCGCTCACCGAAGCGTTCGCGGCCCGGCTCGCGGCAGCAGGCTGGATCACCGCGTGGGGGACCAACCCCGAGGGCGAGGGGCTCCCCGCGGCTTGGCCGTGGACGCGGATCCTCGGCGCGCTCGGCGCCGGAGACGCGCTTCCGGACGGTGCCGAAGACCGGTTCCACTGGCACCGCGCCGTCGGCGCGCGGCTCGCCTCGGCCGCGCACGGGTCCCCGGTGCTGCTGGCGCTCGACGACCTGCACTGGGCGGGCGAGGAAACGTTGGCGCTGCTGGCTTTCCTCGTCGCCGAGCCGGTCGGGCCGGTACTGGTGGTCGCCACCTACCGCACCACCGACGTCGGCGCGCCGCTGGCGGACTTCCTCGGCCGCGCGGCACGCGTGGAACCGGTGCGGGTGTACCTCGGCGGGCTGCCCGTGGCGGCGGTGTCCGAACTCGTGCATGCGACGAGCGGCCTCGATCCGGACGAGGCGACCGTCGAAGCGATTCGGCGGCGCAGCGGCGGCAACCCGTTCTTCGTCCGCGAACTCGCCCGGTTGCTCGCGACCGATTCGTTGGCTTCGGTGCCGCCCGGGGTGCGCGAAGTCGTCCGGTACCGCGTCGCGAAGCTGCCCGAGCCGGTCAAGGCGGTGCTGCGGCTGGCGTCGGTGATCGGCGCAGACCTCGATCTGGATCTGCTGGCCGAGTTCAACGGCGGCGACGCGCTCGACGAGGTGGAAACCGCCACGGAGCGCGGATTCCTGACCGAGCGCGGGCCGCGGCGGTTCCGGTTCGCGCACGCGCTGGTACGCGAAACGCTGTACCACGACCTTTCGCGGTCACGGCGGGCCCGCTGGCACGACCGGATCGGGGAGGCGATCGAGCGGGTGCGGCCGGATGACGTCGATTCGCTGGCGCACCACTTCCTCGCGGCGGAGAACCCCAAGGCCGTCCGGTATGCGCGTGTCGCGGCGGAACGCGCGGAGCGCCGCTTCGCCCCGCACGAAGCGGCGCGGCTCTGGCAAGCCGCACTGACCGCGCACGACAACTTCGGTGACCACGACGTCCGCTCGCGGCTGGACCTGATCATGGGACGGGTGCGCGCGCTCGCCGTGACCGGGGCGCTGGCGGAAGCGCGCCGCCACCGCGGTGACGCGATCGCCACCGCCGACGGCCTCGGCGATCCCGAACTGACCGCCCGCGTGATCGGCGCCTTCGACGTGCCCGCGATCTGGACCGAGCACGACGACCACGACCTCGCCGCGCGGATCGCCGAGGTCACCGAACGAACACTCGCCGCCTTGCCGCCCGGCCCGACCGCGGAACGCGGCAGGTTGCTCGCCACGCTGGCGCTCGAATTGCGCAACACCGGCGGGGACCGCGCGAGGGAAGCCGCGGCCGAAGCCGAGCGCATCGCCCGCGAACTCGGTGAACCGACGTTGCTCGCGTTCGCCCTCAACGCCGCGTTCATGCAGTCCTTCGACCGCGCCGGGCTGGCGCCGCGGCGGGTGCGGATCGGCGAGGAACTCGTCGACCTCGCCACTCGGCACTCGCTGGTGGGCTTCGAGGTCCTCGGTCATCTCGTTCTCGTGCAGGCCCATTCGGCGCTGGCCGAGTTCGCCGCCGCCGACCGGCACGCCGAGGCCGTCGCCGCGCTCGGCGCGGACCACGAACTCCCGCTCGTGGGCGTGTTCGTCGACTTCTACGCCGCACTGCGCGCCGCCGTCGGCGGCAGGGCGGCCGAAGCCGAGTCCGCGTACCGGAGGGCCGGTGCGCGGCTCTCGGGCAGTGGGATGTCCGGAATGGACAACGGCATCCTGCCCTTCGCCCTGCTCTGCCTCCGGCTCCAGCAGGGCCTTGCCCCCGATACCGACGGGGTGGACTTCGGCGCATACCAGCCCTGGTGCCGCCCCGGGAATCCAGCGGAAATCCCGGTTTCCCCGGACGATCTGCTGCGGGAGGCACGCGACTGTCTCCATGCGACTGTCGCGATAGGACTGGATGACGGATCGGCGATGGCCGGTCTGTACGCGCGGTTGCTGCCCGCCGCCGACGAGGTGGCGGGTGCGGGCAGCGGAATCCTCACGCTCCGGCCGGTCGCGCACTACCTCGGTGATCTCGCGTCGGCACTCGGGCGCCGGGAAGACGCGGCGGACCACTACCGCCACGCGCTGGTGGTCGCGGAGCGCGCGGGCGCGGCGCACTGGGCAGAAGCCGCCCGTGCCGCCTTGCGTCCCGGGACCTGA